In one Palaemon carinicauda isolate YSFRI2023 chromosome 25, ASM3689809v2, whole genome shotgun sequence genomic region, the following are encoded:
- the LOC137619045 gene encoding uncharacterized protein — MEGPGGSEEGPGGSEEDLRGNEEGLRGSEKGLGGSEEGLGGSEEGLGWSEEDLGESKEGLGESEEGLGESEEGLGESGLGESSLGESEESLGGSEDGLGGSEEALRGGEGGTKIKREAEN; from the coding sequence ATGGAGGGCCCGGGAGGAAGTGAAGAGGGcccgggagggagtgaggaggacctgagagggaatgaggagggcttgagagggagtgagaagggcctgggaggcagtgaggagggcttgggaggcagtgaggagggcttgggatggAGTGAGGAGGATCTGGGagagagtaaggagggcttgggggagagtgaggagggcctgggagagagtgaggagggcctgggagagAGTGGCCTGGGAGAGAGTAGCctgggagagagtgaggagagcctgggagggagtgaggatggcttgggagggagtgaggaagccCTTAGAGGGGGTGAGGGTGGGacaaagatcaagagggaggcagagaattag